The following proteins are co-located in the Bacteroidales bacterium genome:
- the glmS gene encoding glutamine--fructose-6-phosphate transaminase (isomerizing), producing MCGIVAYMGQRQAYPLLMKGLHRLEYRGYDSAGVALLDGSLRLYKHQGKVADLEAFVKGKDVSGNLGMAHTRWATHGEPNNVNAHPHQSPTSNLAIIHNGIIENYASLKLELLARGYEFKSETDTEVLIHLIEDIQINENVDLVKAVQIALNQVVGAYAIVILSKGDPDLMIAARKASPLVVGIGENEFFVASDATPIVEYTRDVVYLDDEEIAIIRRNEGLKIRTIANIEKTPYLQKLELNLSQLEKGGFDHFMLKEIYEQPRSIRDSMRGRIKLNEGIVALGGILEYEQKLVNARRILIVACGTSWHAGLVGEHLIEELARIPVEVEYASEFRYRNPLIYEDDVVIAISQSGETADTLAAIELAKSKGATIIGICNVVGSSIARATHAGSYTHAGPEIGVASTKAFTAQVTVLAMLALRLANKRGSISHSRFHQLLHELDSIPEKVEKVLASNQHIKDIAFKFKDAKNALYLGRGCNFPVALEGALKLKEISYIHAEGYPAAEMKHGPIALIDKEMPVVVVATNKTIYDKVASNIQEVKARKGIIIAIVNEGDTTIEEMADYSIEVPETDELLSPLVATIPLQLFSYHIAVMRGCNVDQPRNLAKSVTVE from the coding sequence ATGTGCGGAATTGTAGCTTATATGGGTCAAAGGCAAGCATATCCTTTATTGATGAAAGGATTGCATCGCCTGGAATACAGAGGATACGACAGCGCAGGTGTGGCATTGCTTGATGGAAGCCTGCGATTATATAAACACCAGGGGAAAGTTGCCGATTTGGAGGCCTTTGTTAAAGGGAAGGATGTTTCCGGCAACCTGGGTATGGCTCACACCCGATGGGCTACTCATGGTGAACCCAACAACGTGAATGCCCACCCACATCAATCACCCACCAGCAACCTCGCCATTATTCACAATGGAATTATTGAAAATTATGCATCACTCAAACTTGAGTTGCTGGCACGCGGTTATGAGTTTAAAAGCGAAACCGATACCGAAGTCCTTATCCATCTCATCGAAGATATTCAGATAAATGAAAATGTTGATCTTGTAAAAGCTGTTCAGATTGCATTGAACCAGGTTGTGGGAGCGTATGCCATTGTTATCCTCTCAAAAGGTGATCCTGACCTCATGATTGCCGCCCGAAAAGCCAGCCCGCTGGTTGTGGGCATTGGTGAAAACGAATTCTTTGTGGCATCCGATGCAACGCCTATCGTTGAGTATACCCGTGATGTGGTTTATCTTGATGATGAAGAAATAGCAATTATACGTCGTAACGAGGGGCTTAAAATCCGAACAATTGCCAACATTGAAAAAACGCCTTATCTGCAAAAACTGGAGCTTAACCTGAGCCAATTGGAAAAAGGTGGATTTGATCATTTCATGCTGAAGGAAATCTATGAGCAGCCCCGTTCCATCCGCGACAGCATGAGAGGCCGGATAAAGCTTAATGAAGGGATTGTTGCTCTTGGCGGGATTTTAGAATACGAACAGAAACTGGTAAATGCCCGCCGAATTCTTATTGTAGCATGCGGAACTTCGTGGCATGCGGGTTTGGTAGGCGAGCACCTGATTGAAGAACTTGCGCGTATTCCGGTGGAGGTTGAATATGCGTCTGAGTTCAGATACCGGAACCCGTTGATCTACGAAGACGATGTTGTAATTGCCATTTCCCAATCAGGAGAAACCGCTGATACATTGGCTGCCATAGAGTTGGCCAAATCAAAAGGTGCAACCATCATCGGCATCTGCAATGTTGTTGGAAGTTCGATAGCACGTGCCACCCATGCCGGTTCATATACGCACGCCGGCCCTGAAATAGGCGTTGCTTCAACCAAAGCTTTTACAGCCCAGGTTACTGTGCTGGCCATGCTGGCGCTGCGTCTTGCCAACAAAAGAGGATCAATCTCGCATTCCCGCTTTCACCAACTGCTGCATGAATTGGATTCTATTCCCGAAAAAGTTGAAAAGGTATTGGCTTCGAACCAACATATTAAAGACATTGCCTTTAAGTTTAAAGATGCCAAAAATGCCCTTTACCTTGGGCGGGGATGCAATTTCCCAGTTGCGCTTGAAGGCGCACTGAAACTCAAAGAGATATCTTACATTCATGCCGAAGGTTACCCAGCGGCGGAAATGAAGCATGGCCCTATCGCCCTTATTGACAAAGAAATGCCCGTGGTAGTTGTGGCCACCAATAAAACCATTTATGATAAGGTTGCAAGCAATATCCAGGAAGTGAAAGCGCGGAAAGGAATTATCATCGCCATTGTGAATGAAGGGGATACAACCATTGAAGAAATGGCTGATTACTCAATTGAAGTGCCTGAAACAGATGAATTGCTTTCTCCCCTGGTTGCTACTATTCCGTTGCAATTGTTTTCATACCATATTGCTGTAATGCGGGGCTGTAACGTTGATCAGCCGCGGAACCTGGCCAAGTCGGTTACTGTTGAGTAG
- a CDS encoding DUF4270 domain-containing protein, with product MNLSTFRFFALATLALWLGSCTKDENKIGLDILPPGEELLLSYTDTITAVVYSYREDSVRTDELSTSLLGSYFDPVFGKTTASVFTEIRLSTVKLDFGEGAVIDSLILKLAYQNVYGDSSTVQTFRVFELTENINIDSAYFSNQMSAYQASELGSVTMAPLIDSILVDTVKVAPYLRIPLNQAMANKLLSADSTHFESNEKFVQFFKGLYITADPVNMSGQGALLTYNLLSTASSLTAYYHNNEKDSLQYTFSITSASARYSHYEHYDYADADQLFRQQVIDGDTALGSEKVYLQALGGVRTYLRFPGLSTLGSQIGSGNRAMISVNEAQLIFNLQETSPAVSPPSRIIIGKNVDADGTTTVLADQIEGESYFGGFYESDSLQYRFRLSRYVQQTLLKPDEDEFGLVLLIPNASFAPQRVILNGGASETGRIKLAITYTIVE from the coding sequence ATGAACCTTAGCACGTTTAGATTTTTTGCGCTTGCTACCCTGGCTCTATGGCTTGGATCCTGTACTAAAGATGAAAATAAAATCGGCCTTGATATTCTACCCCCAGGCGAAGAATTGTTGCTTTCTTATACCGATACGATTACCGCTGTTGTTTACTCTTACAGGGAAGATTCGGTTAGGACCGATGAACTGTCAACAAGTCTTCTCGGGAGTTACTTCGATCCGGTTTTTGGCAAAACCACTGCAAGTGTTTTTACTGAGATCCGGCTTTCAACAGTAAAGCTTGATTTTGGCGAAGGAGCCGTTATAGACTCATTGATATTGAAACTCGCCTATCAAAATGTATATGGCGATTCATCAACCGTACAAACTTTCAGGGTGTTTGAACTTACAGAGAATATAAATATTGATAGTGCTTACTTTTCTAACCAGATGAGTGCTTACCAGGCCAGTGAGTTAGGATCTGTAACAATGGCGCCGCTTATTGACAGCATTTTGGTTGATACCGTAAAGGTAGCTCCATACCTCAGAATCCCACTCAACCAAGCGATGGCGAATAAATTACTATCAGCAGATAGTACTCACTTTGAATCAAACGAGAAATTTGTTCAATTTTTCAAAGGATTATATATTACTGCCGATCCGGTGAATATGAGCGGACAAGGCGCTCTATTGACTTATAATCTTCTCTCAACAGCTTCAAGCCTCACAGCTTATTACCATAATAACGAAAAGGATTCGTTGCAATACACTTTTAGCATCACCAGCGCTTCTGCCAGATACAGTCATTACGAACACTATGACTATGCTGATGCAGATCAATTGTTCAGACAGCAGGTAATTGATGGTGACACAGCATTAGGTTCTGAAAAGGTTTATCTGCAAGCGCTTGGTGGCGTAAGAACCTATCTTCGCTTCCCCGGACTTTCCACACTTGGTTCGCAAATAGGTTCGGGAAACAGGGCAATGATTTCAGTTAATGAAGCGCAGTTAATCTTCAATCTCCAGGAAACAAGTCCGGCCGTGTCGCCTCCTTCCCGTATCATCATCGGAAAAAACGTAGATGCTGATGGAACAACAACTGTGCTGGCTGATCAGATTGAAGGCGAAAGTTATTTCGGAGGTTTTTACGAAAGTGATTCACTCCAATATCGTTTCCGTTTGAGCCGTTACGTTCAGCAAACCTTGCTCAAACCTGACGAAGATGAATTTGGCCTGGTTCTGCTAATCCCTAATGCATCGTTTGCTCCCCAAAGGGTGATCTTAAACGGTGGCGCTTCCGAAACCGGACGAATTAAACTGGCAATAACTTATACCATAGTGGAATAG
- a CDS encoding glycogen/starch synthase yields the protein MEKVKVLFVSHDITPYLKESHMGLISRHLPQGIQEKGREIRTFMPRFGNINERRNQLHEVIRLSGMNLIINDNDHPLIIKVASIQSARMQVYFIDNEDYFNRKFIFRDKAGKFYKDNDERAIFFSRGVLETVKKLGWPPDLIHCHGWLGSLVPLYVKTAYRDNPVFSESKVVFSVYNDDFEEIISKDFPKKIKLPGISLKDLKHYKKPTYVSMIKAAIDFSDAVVMGHQQIHPEINQYIIESGKPVLSYLSGPDYIDVYNKFYDELLVPETAAKK from the coding sequence ATGGAAAAAGTTAAAGTTCTTTTTGTTTCGCATGACATCACCCCTTATTTGAAAGAAAGCCACATGGGTTTGATTTCCAGGCACCTTCCACAGGGAATTCAGGAAAAGGGGCGCGAAATCAGAACATTCATGCCCCGCTTTGGCAATATCAATGAGCGCCGGAACCAACTTCACGAAGTGATTCGTTTGTCGGGGATGAACCTGATCATCAACGATAACGACCATCCTTTGATCATCAAGGTGGCTTCGATCCAATCGGCCCGCATGCAGGTTTACTTTATTGATAACGAAGATTATTTTAACAGGAAGTTCATCTTCAGGGATAAAGCTGGAAAATTTTACAAAGACAACGATGAAAGGGCAATCTTTTTCTCAAGAGGTGTGTTGGAAACAGTTAAAAAACTTGGCTGGCCACCCGATTTGATTCATTGTCATGGCTGGCTTGGCAGCCTGGTTCCGCTTTATGTGAAAACCGCCTACAGGGACAATCCTGTGTTTTCCGAATCCAAAGTGGTCTTTTCAGTTTACAACGATGATTTCGAAGAAATAATCAGCAAAGATTTTCCAAAAAAAATCAAACTTCCCGGCATTTCTTTAAAAGACCTCAAACACTATAAAAAGCCTACCTACGTTAGTATGATCAAAGCTGCTATTGATTTTTCAGATGCAGTGGTTATGGGACATCAGCAAATTCACCCTGAGATTAACCAGTACATCATCGAATCGGGCAAGCCGGTACTCAGTTATCTATCCGGGCCTGATTATATTGATGTTTACAACAAGTTCTATGATGAATTGCTTGTTCCGGAAACTGCAGCGAAGAAATAG
- a CDS encoding FAD-dependent oxidoreductase: MHKIEKHPILEIRTGEKHHFNFNGQTIDSEKGFTIAAALHQAGFPVHSHSLKNRERSLECGIGKCGACEMLVDGQIKRICIATVDGVKQVQEIPKDYTPPVVNYKKDDPVWVYKTQVVIVGAGPAGLAVREELNKHGVENIVIDNNDQIGGQFTMQTHQFFFFEKEKKFGGMRGFDIAKTLAGENHEGIFLNSTVWDILDGKRLAIKNVRTEEIYYVDADYLVVATGAVPFMPTFENDDLPGVYTAAVVQKMMNNEFTLLGKNVLTVGAGNIGYLTSYQLMQAGANVKAILEAQPFEGGFPVQANRVRRLGIPIMLSHILLKAIPNENHDGITGAVVAECKNFQPIPGTEKIIEGIDAINICTGLVPDDQLLIKGNDIFGRKCYGAGDAIRIGEGTSAVLRGQQVAYEILQEMNERIDYNAYLSVSKEYIDSQQHPHKIIEEPYLPNPERMISKPYVQIDCLYGFACNPCEFACPHGAITKTSTSTVPQIDFEKCVGCMDCVYQCPGLAIFGYNLKKDWLFLPIEYFVDEQSEVYLVDNNGKILGEGIVEKILKKANKTHIARVKSLDVHGEELNKIRGFVAKSDYPVPVQMTETSYQKEEDVYVCHCDDVTLQEIREVIGDRKFISVDEVKHTTRLGMGACRGKRCIKRLKQTLGGTGISIVGEPTPRGPLSNQVSLGELYPRPVHDKIITNITGKTPKKVKVQVLIAGGGIGGSALFRYMAEEGLKPTLINFGRGASWRNIAGGRPNFSLPELSDIARHNLEIFRELQGISNIDFLPIRYVTFAHDENMYKALEASMAWSNARMIEPKDFHQEISPYISKDLKKYLSALLTEDCWQATPGRVVDLLRRIGIDNGGEVLEDCKLIDVTKNGKGYIALVQNHEKEYIEFHASHFVNALGPEGDVFARKLGHETGLFPVKHQAFITRRLPMMGVNGTPLPMLIDRRHYKGFTAVYGQQLAETGQVIGCASPAIEPMETDKNLKINSKEFIEIIAEVFTDWIPSLSSVGFQAVWAGYYVEPRMVLDVDAGLFIGLRGQGFMLGQYLAKLYVDKLTGKPVPEYFSRMNLKGDGLLEKAFK, translated from the coding sequence ATGCACAAGATTGAGAAACACCCTATCCTTGAAATACGTACCGGCGAAAAACATCATTTCAATTTTAACGGACAAACGATTGACAGCGAAAAAGGTTTTACGATCGCTGCTGCGCTTCACCAAGCCGGATTTCCCGTGCACAGCCATAGCCTTAAAAACCGTGAACGCAGTCTTGAATGCGGCATCGGGAAATGTGGCGCCTGCGAAATGCTGGTGGATGGCCAGATCAAACGCATCTGCATTGCCACTGTTGACGGGGTAAAACAGGTTCAGGAAATACCAAAAGACTATACGCCTCCTGTTGTAAATTATAAAAAGGATGATCCTGTGTGGGTGTATAAAACGCAGGTTGTTATTGTCGGAGCTGGTCCGGCAGGGCTTGCGGTTCGTGAAGAACTGAACAAGCATGGAGTTGAAAATATTGTAATTGACAACAACGACCAGATTGGCGGACAGTTTACCATGCAAACCCATCAGTTTTTCTTTTTTGAGAAAGAGAAAAAGTTCGGCGGTATGCGTGGGTTCGATATTGCCAAAACCCTGGCCGGTGAAAACCATGAGGGTATTTTTCTGAACTCAACCGTTTGGGATATTCTCGACGGCAAACGCCTCGCCATAAAAAATGTAAGGACTGAGGAAATTTATTACGTGGATGCTGATTATCTTGTGGTCGCCACAGGTGCGGTGCCCTTCATGCCAACCTTTGAGAATGATGACCTGCCAGGAGTTTACACCGCGGCCGTGGTTCAGAAAATGATGAATAACGAGTTCACGCTGCTTGGTAAAAATGTGCTAACCGTTGGAGCCGGAAATATTGGCTACCTGACTTCTTACCAATTGATGCAGGCTGGTGCTAATGTGAAAGCCATTCTTGAGGCACAGCCTTTTGAAGGCGGTTTCCCGGTGCAGGCCAACCGTGTTCGCCGCCTGGGAATTCCGATCATGCTTTCACATATTTTGCTGAAAGCCATTCCAAATGAAAATCATGATGGAATTACCGGAGCCGTGGTTGCTGAGTGCAAAAACTTTCAGCCCATTCCGGGAACCGAAAAGATCATCGAAGGTATTGACGCCATCAACATCTGCACTGGTCTTGTTCCCGACGACCAACTCCTGATCAAGGGCAATGATATTTTTGGCCGTAAATGCTACGGCGCCGGCGATGCCATCCGCATTGGCGAAGGAACTTCGGCAGTGTTGCGCGGTCAGCAGGTAGCTTATGAAATCCTGCAGGAAATGAACGAACGCATTGATTATAACGCCTACCTGTCCGTTTCAAAAGAATATATTGACTCTCAGCAGCACCCGCATAAAATCATTGAAGAGCCTTATCTTCCGAACCCTGAACGCATGATCTCAAAACCTTATGTTCAGATTGACTGCCTGTATGGTTTTGCCTGCAATCCCTGCGAGTTTGCCTGTCCGCACGGTGCTATTACCAAAACCAGCACCAGCACGGTTCCGCAAATAGATTTTGAGAAATGTGTGGGTTGCATGGATTGCGTGTATCAATGTCCCGGCCTCGCGATTTTCGGATATAACCTGAAAAAAGACTGGCTCTTCCTTCCCATCGAATATTTTGTGGATGAGCAAAGCGAAGTTTACCTGGTGGATAATAATGGCAAAATCCTTGGCGAAGGCATTGTGGAGAAAATCCTGAAAAAGGCCAATAAAACGCATATTGCCCGTGTGAAATCCCTGGATGTCCACGGCGAAGAACTGAACAAGATCAGAGGATTCGTTGCCAAAAGCGATTATCCCGTACCGGTTCAAATGACAGAAACCTCTTACCAAAAGGAAGAGGATGTATACGTTTGCCATTGCGATGATGTGACCCTGCAGGAAATCCGTGAAGTGATCGGTGATCGCAAATTCATCTCTGTGGATGAGGTGAAACACACCACGCGTTTGGGAATGGGCGCCTGCCGCGGCAAACGCTGCATCAAGCGTTTGAAGCAAACCCTGGGTGGAACAGGAATCTCTATTGTGGGCGAACCCACACCACGCGGGCCATTGTCGAACCAGGTTTCGCTGGGAGAACTTTATCCCCGCCCGGTTCACGATAAAATTATCACCAACATCACTGGCAAAACTCCTAAAAAAGTAAAAGTGCAGGTGCTGATTGCGGGGGGTGGAATTGGTGGCAGCGCCCTTTTCCGCTACATGGCCGAAGAAGGCCTCAAGCCCACACTCATCAATTTTGGCCGTGGCGCATCCTGGCGCAATATTGCCGGCGGCAGGCCCAACTTCAGCTTGCCCGAACTTTCTGACATTGCCCGCCACAATCTGGAAATTTTCAGGGAACTGCAAGGCATCAGCAATATTGATTTTCTTCCGATCCGCTATGTGACCTTCGCCCACGACGAGAACATGTACAAAGCCCTGGAAGCTTCCATGGCCTGGTCGAATGCACGCATGATTGAACCCAAAGATTTTCACCAGGAAATATCGCCTTACATCAGCAAGGATCTGAAAAAATACCTTTCGGCACTGCTTACCGAAGACTGCTGGCAAGCCACTCCGGGCCGGGTAGTTGACCTGCTCCGCCGGATCGGAATAGATAATGGCGGCGAGGTGTTGGAGGATTGCAAACTGATTGACGTTACCAAAAACGGCAAAGGATATATTGCATTGGTTCAGAACCACGAAAAGGAATACATTGAGTTTCACGCTTCGCATTTTGTTAATGCTTTGGGACCCGAAGGCGATGTGTTTGCCCGCAAGCTGGGGCATGAAACCGGATTGTTTCCCGTAAAACACCAGGCTTTTATCACCCGCCGCCTGCCCATGATGGGTGTGAACGGCACGCCCTTGCCCATGCTGATTGACCGCCGCCATTACAAAGGTTTTACCGCCGTTTACGGGCAGCAGCTTGCCGAAACCGGACAGGTGATCGGCTGCGCTTCCCCCGCCATTGAACCCATGGAAACCGACAAAAACCTGAAAATTAACTCCAAGGAATTTATTGAGATTATCGCCGAAGTTTTTACCGACTGGATTCCCAGCCTTTCATCCGTTGGTTTCCAGGCGGTGTGGGCCGGTTATTACGTGGAACCCCGCATGGTGCTTGATGTGGATGCTGGCTTGTTTATCGGCTTGCGCGGACAAGGCTTTATGCTGGGCCAATACCTCGCAAAACTCTATGTTGATAAACTCACCGGCAAGCCCGTTCCCGAATATTTCAGCCGCATGAACCTAAAGGGTGATGGGTTGCTGGAGAAGGCGTTTAAGTAG
- a CDS encoding S41 family peptidase: MKPIFSRFIIYFPIIIAISVIAGIFLGSRLIRVSPVNQGTVSLLQPSRYNKVNDVIQFILQDYVDPVDKSLLEKDAIEGVLKSLDPHSQFISAEDFADVNEPLLGAFEGIGIQFRMERDSCTVIQTIVGGPSERAGLMAGDRIVRVDDSLVAGVNMIDRDVVRLLKGEKGSKVNVSIYRRGVSELIDLSIIRDVIPTYSIDISFMVNDSVGYIKLSKFSATTHEELLTAMGDLKKEGMQKLIFDLRGNSGGYLQAAIRVTDEFLEKEKLIVYTEGHNRPRQMAYSTGKGSFINLPLVVLIDEGSASASEIIAGAIQDNDRGLVVGRRSFGKGLVQEQLDLFDGSVVRLTVARYYTPAGRSIQKPYDNGLDDYYHDFYNRVASGELDDPESIEFNDSLKYATAGGRVVYGGGGIMPDIYVTIERDENLTYFNTVANQGLIYQFAFDYTDSQREALKKYPDPGVYNKDFQITDAVFNDFVSYAESQDAKTEKKSIQQSKERINHLLKSYIARNIFDDEGFYPIFLETDKIFNRATEALNTWNIGSPVPLALAGTTQQ, from the coding sequence ATGAAACCAATTTTTTCCCGATTCATTATATACTTCCCTATTATCATCGCGATTAGCGTAATTGCCGGCATTTTTCTGGGAAGCCGGCTCATACGGGTTTCACCGGTCAACCAGGGAACTGTTTCCCTGCTGCAGCCTTCGCGATACAACAAGGTGAATGATGTTATCCAATTCATCCTGCAGGATTATGTTGATCCGGTGGATAAATCATTACTCGAAAAAGATGCGATTGAAGGAGTGCTCAAAAGCCTTGATCCACATTCGCAGTTTATCAGCGCCGAAGATTTTGCCGACGTGAATGAACCATTGCTGGGTGCCTTCGAAGGAATTGGCATACAATTCAGGATGGAAAGGGATTCCTGTACCGTGATCCAAACCATCGTTGGTGGGCCATCAGAACGGGCCGGACTCATGGCCGGAGACCGCATAGTAAGGGTTGACGACAGCCTGGTTGCAGGTGTTAACATGATTGACAGGGATGTGGTGCGCTTACTCAAAGGTGAGAAAGGATCTAAGGTAAATGTGAGCATTTACCGTCGCGGAGTATCTGAACTTATTGATCTGTCTATCATTCGTGATGTTATCCCAACTTACAGCATTGACATTTCATTTATGGTGAACGACTCAGTAGGTTACATCAAACTCAGTAAATTCTCTGCCACTACCCACGAGGAACTCCTCACTGCAATGGGCGATCTTAAAAAAGAAGGCATGCAGAAACTGATCTTTGATCTCAGGGGCAACTCAGGAGGCTACCTTCAGGCTGCCATCAGGGTTACCGACGAATTTCTTGAAAAAGAGAAACTCATCGTTTATACCGAAGGGCATAACCGGCCCCGACAGATGGCCTATTCAACCGGAAAAGGCTCATTTATTAACCTTCCTTTGGTGGTGCTGATTGATGAAGGTTCAGCTTCGGCAAGTGAGATCATTGCTGGTGCAATCCAGGACAACGACCGTGGTTTGGTTGTTGGACGGCGTTCATTTGGGAAAGGCCTTGTTCAGGAACAGTTGGATCTCTTCGATGGTTCCGTTGTAAGGCTTACGGTTGCAAGATACTATACTCCTGCCGGCCGCAGCATTCAAAAACCCTACGATAACGGTTTGGATGACTATTACCACGATTTTTACAACCGTGTTGCCAGTGGCGAGTTGGACGATCCTGAAAGTATTGAGTTCAACGATTCACTGAAATATGCTACCGCTGGTGGAAGGGTTGTTTATGGCGGCGGTGGTATCATGCCCGATATCTATGTAACGATTGAACGGGATGAAAATCTCACTTATTTCAACACAGTGGCAAACCAGGGGCTTATTTACCAATTTGCCTTCGATTACACTGATTCACAGCGCGAAGCCCTGAAAAAATATCCTGATCCCGGGGTATACAACAAAGATTTCCAGATCACTGATGCCGTTTTCAATGATTTTGTTTCATACGCCGAAAGTCAGGATGCGAAGACCGAGAAAAAAAGCATACAACAATCAAAGGAAAGGATCAACCATCTTCTGAAATCATATATTGCAAGAAATATATTTGATGACGAAGGCTTTTATCCCATTTTCCTTGAAACCGATAAGATCTTTAATAGAGCTACTGAAGCTTTGAATACCTGGAATATCGGAAGTCCCGTACCATTGGCTTTGGCAGGAACTACTCAACAGTAA